In a single window of the Pongo abelii isolate AG06213 chromosome 1, NHGRI_mPonAbe1-v2.0_pri, whole genome shotgun sequence genome:
- the LOC100454479 gene encoding LOW QUALITY PROTEIN: olfactory receptor 10J1 (The sequence of the model RefSeq protein was modified relative to this genomic sequence to represent the inferred CDS: substituted 1 base at 1 genomic stop codon), translated as MLLCFRLGNQPMKRENFTLITDFIFQGFSSFREQITLFGVFLALYILTLAGNIIIVTIIXIDHHLHTPMYFFLRMLSTSETVYTLVILPRILSSLVGMSQPISLAGCATQMFFFVTFGITNCFLLTAMGYDRYVAICNPLRYMVIMNKRLRIQLVLGACSIGLIVAITQVTSVFRLPVCARKVPHFFCDIRPVMKLSCIDTTVNEILTLIIRVLVLVVPMGLVFISYVLIISTILKIASVEGRKAFATCASHLTVVIVHYGCASIAYLKPKSENTRDHDQLISVTYTVITPLLNPVVYTLRNKEVKDALCRAVGGKFS; from the coding sequence ATGCTTTTATGTTTCAGATTGGGGAACCAACCAATGAAAAGAGAGAACTTTACTCTcatcactgattttattttccaagGTTTCTCCAGCTTCCGTGAGCAGATCACCCTTTTTGGCGTGTTCCTTGCACTATACATCTTAACCCTAGCAGGCAATATCATCATCGTGACCATCATCTGAATTGATCATCATCTTCACAcacccatgtacttcttcctgaGAATGCTGTCCACTTCAGAGACTGTATATACATTGGTCATTCTCCCAAGGATTCTCTCCAGCCTCGTAGGTATGAGCCAGCCCATATCATTGGCAGGGTGTGCCACACAGATGTTCTTTTTTGTAACCTTTGGCATCACTAACTGCTTCCTGCTCACAGCAATGGGATATGACCGCTATGTGGCCATCTGCAACCCCCTGAGATACATGGTTATTATGAACAAGAGGCTGCGTATCCAGCTTGTCCTGGGGGCCTGCAGCATTGGGCTGATTGTAGCAATAACACAAGTGACATCTGTATTCAGATTACCCGTCTGTGCTAGAAAGGTGCCCCACTTCTTCTGTGACATCCGACCTGTGATGAAGCTCTCCTGCATTGACACCACTGTCAATGAAATCCTGACTTTGATTATCCGTGTGCTGGTGCTTGTTGTACCTATGGGTCTGGTTTTCATTTCTTATGTTCTCATTATCTCTACAATCCTCAAGATTGCTTCAGTTGAGGGCCGGAAGGCTTTTGCCACCTGTGCCTCCCACCTCACTGTGGTCATTGTCCACTACGGATGTGCCTCCATTGCCTACCTCAAGCCCAAGTCAGAGAACACCAGAGATCATGACCAGCTGATCTCGGTGACCTACACTGTCATCACTCCCCTACTGAACCCTGTGGTATACACCCTGAGAAACAAAGAGGTCAAAGATGCTCTGTGCAGGGCTGTTGGTGGGAAGTTTTCCTGA